From Cryobacterium sp. GrIS_2_6:
CGGCGTGCTGCGCTCACCCGAGATCGCGACCCGCTTCGAGCGCGACCTGCACGCGGTCTGGCCGGCGGCGGACATCCGCTTTCCCACGGCGAACGGTCTCGACGGCGCCGCGCTCCTGCCGAACCTGGCCGCCGACAGCGCCGTCCTCAGCCTGGTCGCGCGCTCCCGCGCCTGATCCACGCCCCTGATCCGCGAGAATCGGCCGGGCAACCGCTGCGATCGGCAGTGCCGGGCGCGGTCAGGTGCGTGGGGCCGCGGGGGTAGCGGATGCCGCGGCGACCCGCATCAGGGCGGCCTCGAACGCGACCCACGGCAGCATCGCGCACTTGACCCTGGCCGGGTACTTGGACACCCCGGCGAAGGCCGCGGCGTCGCCGAGCACCTCTTCGTCGGGCTCGATCGTGCCGCGCGAGCGGAGCAGCTCGCGGAAGGTCGTGACGAGCGCCTCTGCCTCGGGGACGGTCAGTCCCGTCATCGTGTCCGCGAGCACGGATGCCGACGCCATCGAGATCGAGCAGCCGTCACCCCGCCAGACGAACTGTTCGATCACGGGAGCAGGGCCGGCGGCATCCATCACCGCGGCAACCGCTGCGGTACCAGAGCCGGCGCGAACGCCGACGCGAACCGTGATCTCGTCGCCGCAGGTCGTGTTCACCTGGTGCGACTCGGCGAGATGCAGGCCCGGCGCACCGTCGGCGTCGAACACGCCGAACGGCTCGGACGACGCGCCGTGCCGGTACTTGGCGTGGTCGAGGATGATCTGCTGGTACAGCTGTTGCAGTTCGCTCGAACTCATGGCTTCACTCCAAAGAAGGGGGCGACCTCGTGCATGGCGGCCAGGAACTGGTCGACCTCGTCGGTCGTCGTGTAGAGGTAGGTGCTGGCGCGCGTGGACGCCGTGACACCGAGGCGGCGGTGCAGCGGCTGGGCGCAGTGGTGGCCGACCCGCACGGCGATGCCGGCCTCGTCAAGGAACTGGCCGACGTCGTGGGCGTGTACCCCGGCGACGTCGAAGGCGGCGAGGCCGATCCGGTCGACGCCGGCGGCCGGGCCGAGCACCCGCACGCCGGGGATCTCGGCAAGCCCGGTCACGAGGCGCTGGCCGAGTTCGGCCTCACGGAGGGCGATCCGGTCCATGCCGGTTTCGGTCAGATAATCGACGGCGGCGGCGAGAGCGATCGCCTGGGAGATGCGCTGGGTGCCGGCCTCGAAGCGCTGCGGCGGCGCGAGGAACTCGGCGTGCTCCATGTCCACGGTCGTGATCATCGAGCCGCCGGTCAGGAACGGCGGCAGCCCGGCGAGCAGCTCCGCCTTGCCGAAGAGCGCTCCGATGCCGGTCGGGCCGAGCATCTTGTGCCCGGAGAAGACGGCGAAGTCCACGTCGAGCGCGGCGACGTCGACCGTCAGGTGCGGCACTGTCTGGCAGGCGTCGAGCAGGACGAGGGCGCCGAAGCGGTGGGCGAGCTCGACGAGCTCGGCCACGGGGTTGATCGTGCCGACGACGTTGGACGCGTGGGTGAACGCGAGCAGTCGGGTGCGCGGGCCGACGATTGTGGCCGCGGCGGCAAGGTCGAGGGTGCCGTCATCGAGAACGGGGATGAAGCGCAGGGTCGCCCCGGTGAGCAGGGCGAGCTGCTGCCACGGGATGAGGTTGGCGTGGTGTTCCATCTCGGTCACGACGATCTCGTCGCCGGCCCCGATGCGGAACCGGGCAGCATCCGCGCCGCCGAGGCCGAGTGAGGCGTTGGAGATCGCGTACGCGACGAGGTTGACGCCCTCGGTGGCGTTGGAGGTCCAGACGAGTTCGTCGGGCTGCGCGCCAATGAAGGCGGCCACGGTCTCCCGGGCGCCTTCGAAGACCTCGGTCGCCGCGAAAGCGAGGGTGTGCGCGCCCCGGTGCACGGCCGCGTTGCGTTGCTCGTAGTACTCCTGCTCGGCTTCCATCACGCTGATCGGGTTCTGCGAGGTGGCCCCGGAGTCCAGATAGTTGAGCGGATGCCCGTTGATGCGCTGCTCGAGGATCGGGAAGTCGTTGCGGATGCGAGCGACCTCGTCCTCGGTCAGCGCCACGGCGGCGGCACGACGGAACGATGGGGCGGAAAGCGTCATGCTCCTAGGTTAAGCCG
This genomic window contains:
- the sufU gene encoding Fe-S cluster assembly sulfur transfer protein SufU encodes the protein MSSSELQQLYQQIILDHAKYRHGASSEPFGVFDADGAPGLHLAESHQVNTTCGDEITVRVGVRAGSGTAAVAAVMDAAGPAPVIEQFVWRGDGCSISMASASVLADTMTGLTVPEAEALVTTFRELLRSRGTIEPDEEVLGDAAAFAGVSKYPARVKCAMLPWVAFEAALMRVAAASATPAAPRT
- a CDS encoding SufS family cysteine desulfurase; its protein translation is MTLSAPSFRRAAAVALTEDEVARIRNDFPILEQRINGHPLNYLDSGATSQNPISVMEAEQEYYEQRNAAVHRGAHTLAFAATEVFEGARETVAAFIGAQPDELVWTSNATEGVNLVAYAISNASLGLGGADAARFRIGAGDEIVVTEMEHHANLIPWQQLALLTGATLRFIPVLDDGTLDLAAAATIVGPRTRLLAFTHASNVVGTINPVAELVELAHRFGALVLLDACQTVPHLTVDVAALDVDFAVFSGHKMLGPTGIGALFGKAELLAGLPPFLTGGSMITTVDMEHAEFLAPPQRFEAGTQRISQAIALAAAVDYLTETGMDRIALREAELGQRLVTGLAEIPGVRVLGPAAGVDRIGLAAFDVAGVHAHDVGQFLDEAGIAVRVGHHCAQPLHRRLGVTASTRASTYLYTTTDEVDQFLAAMHEVAPFFGVKP